A part of Methanobacteriaceae archaeon genomic DNA contains:
- a CDS encoding NADH-quinone oxidoreductase subunit H, producing the protein MNLMAEILIQVIIAFVAGSLLLGLHRKIMARVQKRPGPPIVQHLLHSLKFFFKETAFPKTVSKIFYIGIVFILALIWIVGVIVGPVAHNSLLILFGVYAVYKIVEHNSGSSSGSPYGKLSCVRAVLSAATELPLFAAIVFVYLVTGSMNIGEIIAYQSAHGPLVFTIPLAALMFFMLIITKSPYSPFAITKDKALVSGFETEHFGFLRGFMLFSESIAWYVLLWVFLTIFFGPLNAVGYLVGMILITFITAFINATTPILSPNHSVMTQITIGAICFFGTIIMMFGGVIL; encoded by the coding sequence ATGAATTTAATGGCAGAAATTTTAATTCAAGTTATTATTGCATTTGTAGCTGGAAGTTTACTTTTAGGTTTACATAGAAAAATTATGGCTCGTGTTCAAAAACGTCCAGGACCACCTATTGTCCAACACTTGTTACACTCTTTGAAATTTTTCTTTAAAGAAACAGCATTTCCAAAAACAGTCTCTAAAATATTTTACATAGGTATTGTATTTATTTTAGCATTAATCTGGATTGTAGGGGTTATTGTAGGTCCTGTAGCTCATAATTCTTTATTAATCTTATTTGGAGTATATGCAGTTTATAAAATTGTTGAACACAACTCTGGATCAAGTTCAGGTTCACCATATGGTAAATTAAGCTGTGTAAGGGCAGTATTATCTGCGGCAACTGAACTTCCATTATTTGCAGCAATTGTATTTGTTTATTTGGTTACTGGCTCAATGAATATTGGTGAGATTATTGCTTATCAATCAGCTCATGGACCTTTAGTATTTACTATTCCTCTTGCTGCTTTGATGTTTTTCATGTTGATTATTACAAAATCACCATATTCTCCATTTGCAATAACAAAGGATAAAGCATTAGTTTCAGGTTTTGAAACAGAACACTTTGGATTTTTAAGAGGTTTCATGTTATTTTCAGAATCCATTGCATGGTATGTATTGTTATGGGTATTCTTAACAATATTCTTCGGACCATTGAATGCAGTCGGATATTTAGTTGGAATGATTCTAATTACATTCATCACAGCATTTATTAATGCTACAACTCCGATTTTAAGTCCAAATCATTCAGTAATGACTCAAATAACAATTGGAGCTATTTGTTTCTTCGGAACAATAATTATGATGTTTGGTGGGGTGATTTTATGA
- a CDS encoding DUF2108 domain-containing protein — protein sequence MEFFVSIIAIALMLIGALGVIFLKKPLDKVIMFSIMDLGFVLVIVLFKYLDVSMFAALVGPLSTLIFILSIVKINEIRKKKIASGDADD from the coding sequence GTGGAGTTTTTCGTATCAATAATTGCAATTGCATTAATGCTTATCGGAGCATTGGGAGTTATATTTCTCAAAAAACCATTAGATAAAGTCATAATGTTTTCAATAATGGATTTGGGATTTGTATTGGTAATTGTTTTATTCAAATATTTGGATGTATCAATGTTTGCTGCATTAGTAGGTCCATTATCCACATTGATATTCATTTTATCTATTGTTAAGATTAATGAGATTAGAAAAAAGAAAATTGCAAGTGGTGATGCTGATGATTAA
- a CDS encoding cupin domain-containing protein, with translation MFILNEYNKDIGNRIRELRELSDITISEIASDLNIKEETYIQYENAEVDIPASFLYELAHIFKVDLGLLLTGEESRMNIFDVTRANKGVSVDRRKEYLHENLCSKFINKKAETFLVVVDPEKNPVPSLNAHPGQEFAYVTEGTLKVYIHNNEIILNEGDSIFFDSTHRHAMIALNDKPAKFIAVIM, from the coding sequence GTGTTTATTTTGAATGAATATAATAAAGATATTGGAAATAGAATTAGAGAATTAAGAGAATTATCAGACATTACAATTAGTGAAATTGCATCTGACTTAAATATTAAAGAGGAAACCTACATCCAATATGAAAATGCGGAAGTTGACATTCCTGCTAGTTTCTTATACGAACTTGCACACATTTTTAAAGTTGATTTAGGATTATTATTAACTGGAGAAGAAAGTAGGATGAATATCTTCGACGTTACCCGTGCAAACAAAGGAGTTTCTGTCGACAGACGAAAAGAATACCTGCACGAGAACTTATGTTCCAAATTCATCAACAAAAAGGCTGAAACATTCCTTGTTGTTGTAGATCCTGAAAAAAATCCAGTTCCTTCACTTAATGCACACCCAGGTCAAGAGTTTGCATATGTAACTGAAGGTACATTAAAAGTTTACATTCACAACAATGAAATAATATTAAACGAAGGAGATTCAATATTTTTTGACTCCACACACAGACATGCAATGATAGCGCTTAACGACAAACCTGCTAAGTTCATAGCAGTAATCATGTAA
- a CDS encoding DUF1959 family protein — MDDKLELMQNRIIKSYAWQRDIIVPLSKEFDCSTDELEKVFFDLLDMSSLEALHGTLESANDICLYQKFNADLRLCWFIDTLELIPRKDGKELKMKLVNEVKNGKSYEDALKEGRLELFELLKRQTEY; from the coding sequence ATGGATGATAAATTAGAATTAATGCAAAATAGAATAATTAAAAGTTATGCTTGGCAAAGAGATATTATTGTTCCACTTTCTAAGGAGTTTGACTGTAGCACTGATGAATTGGAGAAAGTATTCTTTGATTTGTTGGATATGAGTTCACTTGAAGCTCTACATGGTACCTTAGAATCTGCTAATGATATATGTTTATATCAAAAATTTAATGCAGATTTAAGATTATGCTGGTTTATAGACACATTAGAATTAATACCTCGCAAAGATGGTAAAGAATTAAAAATGAAATTAGTAAACGAAGTTAAAAACGGCAAATCTTATGAGGATGCCTTAAAAGAAGGTAGATTAGAATTATTCGAACTATTGAAAAGACAAACTGAATATTAA
- a CDS encoding 4Fe-4S binding protein, which translates to MSSLMWYIYDFARKAWASAFTDAKTNPEIAEKPERFRDFPKVNKEFCIGCGACTVSCPSPHAIKIVREMDDESGEGSTYPIINPSSCIRCGFCAEVCPTDPKTLECGLNHLILPEFNLIPSKRQFIVDDYLCIKCKKCLKNCPVDAIGQEDGKIVVDQLKCIYCSDCLDVCPVNGAMKRVFVDNLQDQKELILLCVNYLEDFINSKEDDLRSLEHNGLLQYDVSISEIMDDALKIIPDREVSFEIMSNTVNRLKIRVIDWDKSKCEKCQLCIPDCPTSCISFDDDKDTIVRDKSRCLRCSICYQTCPFSVIKYFMAKFACDDENIHIIVKASNLNEDIVE; encoded by the coding sequence ATGTCATCTCTAATGTGGTATATTTATGATTTTGCAAGAAAAGCATGGGCTAGTGCATTTACTGATGCAAAGACAAATCCAGAAATTGCTGAAAAACCTGAAAGGTTTAGAGATTTTCCAAAAGTTAATAAAGAATTCTGTATAGGGTGTGGAGCATGTACAGTTTCCTGTCCTTCTCCTCATGCGATTAAAATTGTAAGGGAAATGGATGATGAATCTGGTGAAGGTTCTACTTATCCAATTATCAATCCTAGTTCATGTATTCGCTGCGGTTTTTGTGCTGAAGTTTGTCCAACCGATCCAAAAACATTGGAATGTGGATTAAATCATTTAATATTGCCTGAATTCAATCTTATTCCGTCAAAAAGACAATTTATTGTTGACGATTATTTATGTATTAAATGTAAAAAATGTTTGAAAAACTGTCCGGTTGATGCAATAGGTCAAGAAGATGGTAAAATTGTTGTAGATCAACTTAAATGTATCTATTGTAGTGACTGTTTAGATGTATGTCCAGTTAATGGAGCTATGAAAAGAGTATTTGTTGATAACTTACAAGATCAAAAAGAATTGATTTTATTATGTGTAAATTATCTTGAAGACTTCATTAATTCAAAAGAAGATGATTTAAGGTCTCTAGAACATAATGGTCTTTTACAGTACGATGTTTCAATTTCTGAAATCATGGATGATGCATTAAAAATTATTCCTGATAGGGAAGTTTCTTTTGAAATCATGTCTAATACAGTAAACAGACTTAAAATCAGAGTAATTGATTGGGATAAATCAAAATGTGAAAAATGTCAATTATGTATCCCAGATTGTCCTACTAGCTGTATTTCCTTTGATGATGATAAAGATACTATTGTAAGGGATAAAAGCAGATGTCTACGTTGCAGTATCTGTTATCAGACCTGTCCGTTCTCAGTAATTAAATATTTCATGGCTAAATTTGCATGTGATGATGAAAATATTCATATTATTGTTAAAGCATCTAATTTAAATGAGGATATTGTGGAGTGA
- a CDS encoding DUF2104 family protein has translation MLDYMIYIVVFAIGSILGLLYSYKLHGEPYVANTEFNVLLAVGSVVGWCLGFLSNNIVLATIGFLVAGFVMGGRPGYGRKETACGLIVAVVLYFLLKSGML, from the coding sequence ATGTTAGATTATATGATTTATATTGTTGTATTTGCGATAGGTTCTATTCTTGGTTTACTTTACAGTTATAAATTACATGGTGAACCTTATGTTGCAAACACTGAATTTAATGTATTGTTGGCAGTAGGTTCAGTTGTAGGCTGGTGTTTAGGTTTTCTATCCAATAATATTGTCCTAGCAACTATTGGTTTTTTAGTAGCAGGATTTGTAATGGGTGGAAGACCAGGATATGGAAGAAAAGAAACTGCTTGCGGTTTAATTGTTGCTGTCGTCTTATATTTCTTATTAAAAAGTGGGATGTTGTGA
- a CDS encoding EhaF family protein, producing the protein MRIGVLWNKLANPKNIPRLFAFSLGIILIIGLIVPMALNPDQIYVRPAPQEQADQGLALAPYDRGGEVLTQPGNINPQYPENAAQLGMITGYMSPLAQWISSISPYFGTSIYSSPGGLIDEILYYTRGFDTILESSILMMSFIIASWLSINYTMDRKNDKSEIKKDVKKAIDNSTKVANEVKASDSKARAKQLRRDN; encoded by the coding sequence ATGAGGATTGGTGTTTTATGGAATAAGCTAGCTAATCCAAAAAATATTCCTAGATTATTTGCATTCAGTTTAGGAATTATTTTAATTATAGGATTAATTGTTCCGATGGCTTTAAATCCGGATCAAATTTATGTAAGGCCTGCTCCACAAGAGCAAGCAGATCAAGGATTAGCTCTTGCACCTTATGATAGGGGTGGGGAAGTTTTAACTCAACCGGGAAATATTAATCCACAGTATCCTGAAAATGCCGCTCAATTAGGTATGATAACAGGTTATATGTCTCCATTAGCTCAATGGATATCTTCAATATCTCCTTACTTTGGAACATCTATTTATTCATCTCCTGGTGGGCTTATAGATGAAATCTTGTATTATACAAGGGGATTCGATACTATATTGGAGTCTTCCATTTTAATGATGTCATTTATCATTGCTTCATGGTTATCTATCAATTATACAATGGATAGGAAAAATGACAAATCAGAAATTAAAAAAGATGTTAAAAAAGCTATTGACAACTCAACTAAAGTAGCTAATGAAGTTAAAGCAAGTGATTCAAAAGCTAGAGCAAAACAATTAAGGAGGGATAACTGA
- the ehaA gene encoding energy-converting NiFe hydrogenase A subunit EhaA, giving the protein MFNLIDTTLFFASYGNIANITNITISPMDIALAYIVTIIVSIVVAYALRIPLLPSKPYRYSFDVSAIYPTPIIAMGIFSIFLVLNYTFMYNGLVLAIVIGILSALFVKYLFDFVFPKPLSEDEGDVIDE; this is encoded by the coding sequence ATGTTTAATTTAATAGATACTACCCTATTTTTTGCTTCTTATGGCAATATAGCTAATATTACTAATATTACAATTAGTCCAATGGATATTGCTTTAGCTTATATTGTAACTATTATTGTTTCAATAGTTGTTGCATATGCTTTAAGAATTCCATTATTGCCAAGTAAACCATATAGGTATTCTTTTGATGTAAGTGCAATATATCCAACTCCAATTATTGCAATGGGTATTTTTTCAATATTTTTAGTATTGAACTATACTTTTATGTATAATGGATTGGTTTTAGCTATTGTAATTGGTATTTTATCTGCATTATTTGTGAAATACTTGTTTGATTTCGTATTTCCAAAGCCTCTAAGTGAAGATGAAGGGGATGTAATTGATGAATGA
- a CDS encoding 4Fe-4S binding protein: protein MIDSYTKTPRPLRRVDVDYVIDQTKCANCKDKPCLNSCPIDAIYTDIEENIIKIRSTCFGCVLCRNACPYDAISLDVHMDPPIKENVPNINVKLCKACGACVQACKKGSIHIVSDGKHPPHSEIDKESCVRCGYCFRVCPTDAIKYGQLLPKTVKGGKAIVVNQDNCIGCMTCTRVCPSMGALNVARTNKLPYINPGYCARCEECMHSCPSGAIKYSSRKKAYKMYSEIKSFDIVSDIVDHDIKRLSLDLISLNTVLRKVGKSIALEFNDQTFENFIECKVNDMMEKELSISLNSNIEVGVFNKLFGSYLMDRNIEVYTNKCIACGDCYNVCPVGAINLNGPNPITISDECIYCGKCVEQCKFDAIGAYDDYFYSKETDLYYARSYLHGQRVADFTLSNAKCQACAICAKNCPTEALTLGDNMMEFDSEKCIYCRNCEEICPLDAIRLINFR from the coding sequence ATGATTGATAGTTATACTAAAACACCAAGGCCATTAAGACGTGTTGATGTTGATTATGTAATAGATCAAACAAAATGTGCAAACTGTAAGGATAAACCTTGTCTTAATTCATGTCCTATTGATGCTATTTACACAGATATTGAAGAAAATATTATTAAAATAAGAAGCACCTGTTTTGGTTGTGTATTATGTCGTAATGCATGTCCATATGATGCAATTTCTCTTGATGTACATATGGATCCACCTATAAAGGAAAATGTTCCCAATATTAATGTAAAATTATGTAAAGCATGTGGAGCATGTGTACAGGCATGTAAAAAAGGTTCAATTCATATAGTTTCTGATGGAAAACATCCTCCTCACAGTGAAATCGATAAAGAAAGCTGTGTTCGTTGTGGATATTGTTTTAGAGTATGTCCGACTGATGCAATTAAATATGGTCAATTACTTCCTAAAACAGTCAAAGGAGGTAAGGCAATTGTTGTTAATCAGGACAACTGTATTGGTTGTATGACATGTACAAGAGTCTGTCCGTCAATGGGGGCATTAAATGTTGCAAGAACCAACAAATTACCCTACATTAATCCAGGATATTGTGCAAGATGTGAAGAATGTATGCACTCATGTCCTTCAGGAGCAATCAAATACTCTTCACGTAAAAAAGCTTATAAAATGTATAGTGAGATTAAATCATTTGATATAGTTTCTGACATTGTTGATCATGATATTAAAAGATTATCCTTGGATTTAATCAGTTTAAACACTGTTTTAAGAAAAGTTGGTAAATCCATTGCATTAGAATTCAATGATCAGACTTTCGAGAATTTCATTGAATGTAAAGTAAATGATATGATGGAAAAAGAATTAAGCATTAGTCTTAATTCAAATATTGAAGTCGGAGTATTCAATAAGCTATTTGGTTCCTATTTAATGGACCGTAATATTGAAGTTTACACCAATAAATGTATTGCTTGTGGAGATTGTTACAATGTATGTCCTGTTGGTGCAATAAATCTAAACGGACCAAATCCTATTACTATCTCAGATGAATGTATCTATTGTGGTAAATGTGTAGAACAATGTAAATTCGATGCAATTGGAGCGTATGATGATTATTTCTACAGTAAGGAAACTGATTTGTATTATGCTAGATCTTATTTGCATGGTCAAAGAGTAGCGGATTTCACTCTTTCAAATGCAAAATGTCAGGCTTGTGCAATCTGTGCTAAAAACTGTCCAACTGAAGCATTAACCTTAGGTGATAATATGATGGAATTTGACAGTGAAAAATGTATTTACTGTAGAAACTGTGAAGAAATCTGTCCGCTTGATGCAATCAGATTAATTAATTTCAGGTGA
- a CDS encoding nickel-dependent hydrogenase large subunit: MIVPIGPIHPALKEPVRLKLQTEGERVVKAEIEYGYVHRGIEKIIEGQNWQKGIYLCERVCGICSYEHTQTFAETIEKISNVDVPPRAQFLRIITNELDRIQSHLLANSTFFKSLDHETLFMHVLELREYAMDSIELLTGNRVNMGWNVVGGVRMDADERHFEPILENLKKIEEGFETTRALFAEGPVLALRSKGIGYMSKKEAIKGRSVGPIGRASGIKEDYRNGHYTYDDYFDFKVIRRKEGDNYARTLTRFDEIPESISLVRQAIENMPKGDIRTPVDLKSGYAMTKNEAPRGEVTYMIETNGNLIKHISIRTPSIANMDSCAKYMIRDVPTIADAVATYASCDPCVACAERVAITNEHGKTEFKNIHEVK, encoded by the coding sequence ATGATTGTACCAATAGGACCTATTCACCCTGCTTTAAAAGAACCTGTTAGACTTAAACTTCAAACTGAAGGTGAAAGGGTTGTTAAAGCTGAAATTGAATATGGTTATGTTCATAGAGGAATTGAAAAGATAATTGAAGGGCAAAATTGGCAAAAAGGAATTTATCTTTGTGAAAGAGTATGTGGTATCTGTTCATATGAACACACTCAGACATTCGCAGAGACAATTGAAAAAATTTCCAATGTTGATGTCCCTCCAAGAGCTCAGTTTTTAAGGATAATCACAAATGAGCTTGACAGGATTCAAAGTCATTTACTTGCTAACTCAACATTTTTCAAATCATTGGACCATGAAACATTATTTATGCATGTTTTAGAATTAAGGGAATATGCAATGGATTCAATTGAATTATTAACTGGAAACAGAGTTAATATGGGTTGGAATGTTGTCGGAGGAGTTAGAATGGATGCAGATGAGCGCCATTTCGAACCGATTCTTGAAAACCTCAAAAAAATTGAAGAAGGATTTGAAACTACAAGAGCATTATTTGCAGAAGGTCCAGTTTTAGCTCTAAGATCCAAAGGAATTGGATACATGAGTAAAAAAGAAGCTATTAAAGGACGTTCAGTTGGACCTATTGGAAGAGCTTCAGGTATTAAAGAAGACTACAGGAATGGTCATTACACTTATGATGATTATTTTGATTTTAAAGTAATCAGAAGAAAAGAAGGGGATAACTACGCTAGAACATTAACTAGATTTGATGAAATTCCAGAATCAATCAGTTTAGTTAGACAAGCTATTGAAAATATGCCTAAAGGAGATATCCGTACTCCTGTTGATTTAAAATCAGGATATGCAATGACTAAAAACGAAGCTCCTCGTGGAGAAGTAACCTACATGATTGAAACTAATGGTAATTTAATTAAACATATTTCTATTAGAACTCCAAGTATTGCAAATATGGATTCCTGTGCAAAATATATGATTAGGGATGTTCCAACAATTGCTGATGCTGTTGCAACCTACGCATCATGTGATCCTTGTGTTGCTTGTGCTGAAAGAGTAGCTATTACCAATGAGCATGGAAAAACAGAATTTAAAAATATTCATGAGGTGAAATAA
- a CDS encoding EhaE family protein, translated as MINVSLFFYFGIFLAIIGSIAAAWGPGVNDPVVRTFNTEIASIGVCLVLLCYNHVLALFTLLAATVIISLILFRAIIRLEEMGADV; from the coding sequence ATGATTAATGTTTCATTATTCTTTTACTTTGGAATTTTCCTTGCAATTATAGGAAGTATTGCTGCAGCATGGGGTCCTGGTGTAAACGACCCTGTTGTTAGGACATTCAATACTGAAATAGCTTCAATTGGTGTTTGTTTAGTATTGTTATGTTATAATCATGTCTTAGCATTATTTACATTACTTGCAGCTACTGTGATTATTAGTTTAATTTTATTTAGAGCTATTATTCGTTTAGAAGAAATGGGGGCTGATGTATGA
- a CDS encoding DUF2109 domain-containing protein: MYVEIIGVIVIFIALRAFVTRNRVERLLYLNVMGFGVSAIIVLVINTPFALVVAAAVFICSTISANAIAYTLNRLDDEILLE; encoded by the coding sequence ATGTATGTTGAGATTATTGGTGTTATAGTCATATTCATAGCATTAAGAGCTTTTGTAACAAGAAATAGAGTTGAAAGATTATTATATCTAAATGTAATGGGATTTGGAGTTTCTGCTATTATAGTATTAGTTATTAACACTCCATTTGCACTTGTTGTTGCAGCAGCAGTATTTATATGCTCTACAATCAGTGCCAACGCAATTGCTTATACATTAAATAGATTAGATGATGAGATTCTTTTGGAGTGA
- a CDS encoding EhaG family protein has product MVLLPEFVPTMFLNMYLPAIYAGLIVGFIATMAIALKREEIHILILTDLVGLAMIFVVSAVGTDLAESLILPGLVVELAETLAISEILITREMRMIENNSRKMSKSSSLFPQPFALNMEIMQTAPNFIALVLIGYGIFLTGFTGGAVAGGGIVLYALSKKARGLPVLVVDGLAGVSGIAWCIWIIGFLLFFVAPQYWLLSLFLAACGLLLKVASKIGLIGLLMREDIDKE; this is encoded by the coding sequence ATGGTGCTTTTACCTGAATTTGTTCCAACTATGTTTTTAAACATGTATTTGCCAGCAATTTATGCAGGATTAATTGTAGGATTTATTGCAACAATGGCAATAGCACTAAAAAGAGAAGAAATTCATATTCTTATCTTAACTGACCTTGTTGGTCTTGCTATGATTTTTGTTGTATCTGCTGTTGGTACTGATCTTGCAGAATCTTTAATCTTACCTGGTTTGGTAGTAGAACTTGCAGAAACTTTGGCAATTTCTGAAATTTTAATTACACGTGAAATGCGTATGATTGAGAATAATTCAAGAAAGATGTCTAAATCTTCTTCATTATTCCCACAGCCATTTGCTTTAAATATGGAAATTATGCAAACTGCTCCTAACTTTATTGCATTGGTATTAATCGGTTATGGTATTTTCTTAACTGGTTTTACTGGAGGTGCAGTAGCTGGTGGTGGAATAGTATTATATGCATTGTCTAAAAAAGCAAGAGGTCTTCCAGTACTTGTTGTGGATGGTCTTGCAGGAGTATCAGGTATTGCATGGTGTATATGGATAATAGGTTTCTTATTATTCTTCGTAGCTCCTCAATACTGGTTATTGAGTTTATTCTTAGCAGCATGTGGTTTATTACTAAAAGTAGCTTCAAAAATAGGTTTAATTGGACTACTTATGAGAGAGGACATTGATAAGGAGTAG
- a CDS encoding DUF788 domain-containing protein, whose amino-acid sequence MDSQKSLCIILVVLSTIAILSCLVINFEAWIVYTVAIFGIPTLLLSLGLLTMAKPRPEDADERVKEPFTGY is encoded by the coding sequence ATGGATAGTCAAAAAAGTTTATGTATTATTTTAGTAGTGTTATCAACAATAGCTATTCTTTCTTGTTTAGTTATAAACTTTGAAGCATGGATTGTTTATACTGTAGCTATCTTTGGTATACCTACATTACTATTGTCTTTAGGTTTATTGACTATGGCTAAACCAAGACCTGAAGATGCGGACGAAAGGGTGAAAGAACCGTTTACTGGATATTAG
- a CDS encoding NADH-quinone oxidoreductase subunit B family protein has product MLDVVKDAVRKSSIHVCIVNCGGCNGCDVEVVALLSPRYDLEQYGIYVHNNPREADVLLLTGAVTEQWVHNLKRVYDKAPEPKIVVAVGNCPQSGDVFAQEGGKVHAPASDFIPVDAAIPGCPPRPSEILEAILSVGPQAIADRGREEK; this is encoded by the coding sequence ATGTTAGACGTTGTTAAAGATGCTGTGAGGAAAAGCTCAATTCATGTCTGTATTGTAAATTGTGGAGGATGTAATGGGTGTGATGTTGAAGTCGTCGCATTATTATCTCCAAGATATGATTTAGAGCAATATGGTATTTACGTTCATAATAATCCTCGTGAAGCAGATGTCTTATTATTAACTGGTGCTGTAACCGAACAATGGGTTCATAATCTAAAAAGAGTTTATGATAAAGCTCCAGAACCAAAAATCGTAGTTGCTGTTGGGAATTGTCCTCAGTCTGGGGATGTTTTTGCTCAAGAAGGTGGTAAAGTCCACGCTCCAGCATCTGATTTTATTCCAGTTGATGCAGCTATTCCAGGATGTCCACCTAGACCTAGTGAAATTTTAGAAGCAATTTTATCTGTAGGTCCACAGGCTATTGCTGATCGTGGGAGGGAAGAAAAATGA